One stretch of Pelmatolapia mariae isolate MD_Pm_ZW linkage group LG3_W, Pm_UMD_F_2, whole genome shotgun sequence DNA includes these proteins:
- the LOC134620500 gene encoding GTPase IMAP family member 7-like, translated as MASEEQLVSDLRLVLVGKTGEGKSSSGNTILGRDAFREISSHSSVTAECSKQQERVFKKMVSVVDTPGLFDTFLPEDVVKREISKCINMSAPGPHAILLVIKVGRFTAEERDAVKKVEEIFGEDAWRYAIILFTHGDVVESDFDETLEEAGPELKEVLKKAGNRYHLFNNLKTNDRRQVLNLLEKVDKMVADNGGEFYSNYTYLEVEEMLKRRESELRKFFKKKLEEEVKAVESEYKKKLMEAQEEKQQVEERMQSELEELRRYYHMLESGVRQVVEQVAKDDSFDEILTKFHHTLKLN; from the exons ATGGCCTCAGAGGAACAGCTCG TGTCTGATCTCAGGCTGGTTCTGGTTGGGAAGACTGGAGAAGGAAAGAGTTCCAgtggaaacaccatcctgggaaGAGATGCCTTCAGAGAAATCTCCAGTCACTCATCAG TGACCGCTGAATGCTCCAAGCAGCAGGAAAGGGTGTTTAAGAAGATGGTCTCTGTGGTCGACACTCCCGGCCTCTTTGACACGTTCCTGCCTGAAGACGTTGTGAAGAGGGAGATCTCCAAATGCATCAACATGTCGGCCCCGGGGCCCCACGCCATCCTGCTGGTCATCAAGGTTGGACGCTTCACAGCAGAGGAAAGAGACGCTGTGAAGAAGGTGGAGGAGATCTTTGGAGAGGATGCCTGGAGGTACGCCATCATCCTCTTCACTCACGGAGATGTAGTTGAGTCAGACTTTGATGAGACCTTGGAGGAGGCAGGACCTGAGCTGAAGGAGGTCCTGAAGAAGGCTGGAAACAGATACCACCTCTTCAACAATCTCAAAACCAACGATCGACGCCAAGTCCTGAATCTGCTGGAGAAGGTGGACAAGATGGTGGCCGACAATGGAGGAGAGTTTTACTCCAACTACACCTACCTGGAAGTTGAGGAAATGCTGAAACGGAGAGAGTCAGAGCTCAGAAAGTTCTTCAAGAAGAAGCTGGAGGAGGAAGTTAAAGCTGTGGAGTCAGAGTACAAGAAGAAGCTGATGGAGGCTCAGGAGGAGAAACAGCAGGTGGAGGAACGGATGCAGTCTGAGCTGGAAGAGTTGAGGAGGTATTACCACATGTTAGAGAGCGGAGTCCGTCAGGTTGTGGAGCAGGTGGCCAAAGACGACTCCTTTGATGAAATCCTCACCAAGTTCCACCACactctgaaactgaactga